The region GAGGCCGACCGCGGCCGGTTCGACGGGTGGACCGAGGCGATCGTCGCGGCCAACACCACCGACGGCGGCGTCGCCGGGGCGCTGGGCTCCCTCGGGGACGCGCTCGGCGAGATGATGGCCTACTTCACCGCGCTGATCGAGCGCAGGCGCGCCGAACCCCTCGACGACACCGTGTCCCATCTGGTGGCTGCCGGGGTCGGCGCCGACGGCGACATCTCCGGTGTGCTGGCCATCCTCGCGTTCACGTTCACGATGGTGACCGGCGGCAACGACACCACCACCGGCATGCTCGGCGGCTCCGTCCAGCTGCTGCACCAGCGGCCCGATCAACGCCGGCTGCTCACCGACGATCCGGAGCTGATCGGTGACGCCGTCGACGAGTTCCTGCGACTGACCTCGCCCGTTCAGGGTCTCGCGCGCACCACCACCCGCGACGTCACGATCGGCGACACCACGATCCCCGAAGGTCGCCGGGTGCTGTTGCTCTACGGCTCGGCCAACCGGGACGAGCGGGAATACGGCGACGCCGCAGCCGAACTCGACGTCACCCGCAGGCCGCGCAACATCCTGACGTTCAGCCACGGTGCGCACTTCTGCCTCGGTTCGGCCGCCGCCCGGATGCAGTCGCGGGTGGCCCTGTCCGAACTGCTGGCGCGCATCCCGCAATTCGAGGTCGACGAGGACGGAATCGTCTGGGCGGGCGGCAGTTACGTCCGGCGACCACTGTCGGTGCCGTTCACGGTGACCAACTGATGGCGGGCGACTGGCTGGCCGCCCGGCGCACCGAGGTGGCCGCCGACCGCATCCTGGACGCCGCGGGCGACCTGTTCACCAAAAAAGAGGCGGCCACCGTCGGCATGCACGAAATCGCCTCGGCCGCAGGCTGTTCACGCGCGACGCTGTACCGGTACTTCGAGAACCGCGATGCGCTCTACACCGCGTACGTGCACCGGGAGAGCTACCGGCTCTACCGCGAGATGACCGAGCAGATCACCTCGATCGTCGACCCGCGGGAACGGCTGATCGAGGGCATGCTCTCGTCGCTGCGCAACGTCCGCCACAGCCCCGCGCTGGCATCGTGGTTCGCCACCACCCAGCGGCCGATCGGCGGCGAGATGGCCGAACAGTCCGAGGTGATCAAGGCGCTGACCGAGGCGTTCGTGTTCTCACTCGGGCCCGACGACTCGCACTCGGTGGAACATCGAGCGCGCTGGCTCGTGCGGGTGATGACGTCACTGCTGGTGTTCCCCGGCCACGACGAGGCCGACGAACGGAGCATGCTCGAGGAGTTCGTGGTCCCGATCGTGCTGCCGGCCCAGGCCACCCAGTAGGCCGGCAGGTCAGGACCTCACCCGGGTGAGCCGGTGCAACAGCCAGGCCGGCGGAATCGTCACCACCAGAGTGCCGGCGAACAGCAGCCACGCCGACCCCGTGTAGATCGGATAGCGCAGGATCTCGACCATCACCAGTTCCATCGTGATCAAGTGGATCAGGAAGATTTCGTAGGAGATCTCGCCCAGGAACACCATCGGGCGGCTCGCCAACAACCGGCTGTAGAAGCCCGAATCCCCCAGCGCGAGCGGCGCGACGGCCAGCGTCGCGATCACGGTGTAGAAGCCGGCCTTGGCCAGCGCCTCCCCCAGCCCCGCCGGCGACGTCGTCGGCTCACCTCCCAGCGGTGTCGAGACGATGAGGTAGCTGACGATCGCCGGCGGCAGACACGCCAACCCGTAGGCGCGGATCCCCAGCGGCCGCAGCACCGCCAGCACCATGCCCCCGAGGAACCACGCCAGGTAGCCCGGCAGCCACAGCCGGGCCCCGTCGGGCAACCAGTCGGTGGTGTGCACCAGCGTCAGCCATGCCGGCGTCACCAGCGACAGTGCGGCGAGACCGGCCAGCAGCAGCCACGGCCGCCACCGCCTGCGGCACAGCACGACCAGCAGCAGATAGGCCAAGAACGGCAGCGCGACATAGAACGCCACTTCCACCGCCAGGCTCCACATCTGTGTGAGCCCTTGGTGCAGATAGGAATACAGGTAGTGGTCGGTGTAGATCTGGGTGAGCGTGAGGTTGCGCAGCAGCCCTTCCCAGGTGTGGCCGGGATTCGGGCCGGCCGTGCGGAAGTGGTAGACGAGGTACGCCGCGACGACGGTGATGGCGTAGGCGGGCATGATGCGCCGCACCCGGTGCCAGGCGTAGCGGCGCACCGACGGCGCCGGCCTCTGCGACGCGGTGCCGCTCACCCACGGCGAGAACAGCAGATATCCCGAGAGCACGAAGAAGATCGGCACGCCGATCTCCATGCGCGAGTACACCAGCCCCAGATAGCCCTGCCCGTACTTGCCGGTGGTGTACGCGGAGTGGGTGAGCACCACCAGGAGCGCGGCGACCGCCCGGATGCCGGTGAGTGAGGCCACCCGCCCCCGGGTGACCGATTCCAGGCCACCGACGGTGTCTGCGCTGTCGGACGTGTCCGACACGCTCACTTCGACTTGGTCTTCCCCCGATGCGGTTTCGGCCCGCGGTCGGGTTCCAGGTGGATCAGCTGACCCTGGATTCGGGTGTTCTCGAGGGCCTTGAGCGTCTTCGGGGACAGCTTGGCCGGCAGCTCCACCAGCGAGTGATCCATCTTGATCGAGATGTGGCCGAAGTCGCTGCGGTGCAGGCCGCCTTCGTTGGCGATGGCGCCGACGATCGCACCGGGAGCGACCTTGTGCCGCTTGCCGACCGCGATCCGGTAGGTCGCGAGGTCGCTGCGCCGTTCGCGAGGCTTGCGCGGTCCGCGGTCCTCGCGGTCGTCGGTCCGCTCCCGCCGCTCGCGGCGCTTCTCCGGCGGCGGCTCGGTCATCAGGAACTCTTCGCCGTCGCGGCTCTGCAGGGCCAGCGCGGCGGCGATGTCGGCCATCGGCACGTCGTGGTCGCGCTCGTAGCCCTCGATCAGCTTCCGGAACAGGTCGATGCCCGGTGCGGCCAGCGCCTCGGTGATCGAATCGCGGAACTTCTGCACCCGGCGCTCGTTGACGTCCTCGACCGACGGCAGCTCCGACTCGACCAGCTTCTGCCGGGTCACCCGCTCGATGGAGTTCAGCAGATGCCGTTCCCGCGGCGTGACGAACAACAGCGCCGTGCCCGACCGTCCGGCCCGTCCGGTGCGCCCGATCCGGTGCACGTAGGACTCCGGGTCGTGCGGGATGTCGTAGTTCACCACGTGCGAGATGCGCTCGACGTCCAGGCCGCGGGCCGCCACATCGGTGGCCACCAGGATGTCGATGGATCCGTCCTTGAGCTGATTGATCGTCCGCTCGCGCACCGCCTGCGGGATGTCGCCGTTGATCGCGGCCGCGGCGAATCCCCGCGCCTTGAGCTTCTCGGCGACCTCCTCGGTGGCCTGTTTGGTGCGGACGAACACGATCATCGCGTCGCCCTGCTCGACCTCCAGCAGTCGCGTCAGCGCGTCCATCTTGCGCTGGTGCGACACCTGGATGTAGCGCTGCGTGATGTTCTCGGCGGTCTGCGACTTCGACTTGACCGTGACTTCCACCGGGTCGTGCAGGTACTTCGCGGTGATCTTGCGGATGCCGGGCGGCATGGTCGCGGAGAACAGCGCGACCTGTTTGTACTCGGGGGTGTCGGCGAGGATGCGTTCGACGTCCTCGGCGAACCCCATCTGCAGCATCTCGTCGGCCTCGTCGAGGACCATGTAGTCCAGGTGCGAGACGTCGAGGGTGCCCTTCTCGAGGTGGTCGATCACCCGGCCCGGGGTGCCCACGACGACCTGCGCGCCGCGCTTGAGGCCGGCCAGCTGCGGGCCGTAGGAGCTGCCGCCGTACACCGGCAGCACGTTGACCTGCAGGTGCGCGCCGTACCGGCTGAACGCCTCGGCCACCTGCAGAGCCAGCTCGCGAGTGGGTGCCAGCACCAGCGCCTGCGTGGTGCGGCTGGAGGTGTCGATCTTGCTCAGGATCGGGATCGCGAAGGCCGCCGTCTTCCCGGTGCCGGTCTGGGCCAGGCCGACGACGTCGGAGCCGGCCAACATCGCCGGAATGGTCGCCGCCTGGATCGGCGAGGGCGACTCGTATCCGACGTCGCGAACCGCCTGCAGCACCGACGGGTGAATCTGCAGGTCAGCGAAACTCAGGTCACCATGCTCCGGTGCCGGGTCCGAGGACGTCATCGTGGTGGAAGTCTAGTGGTAGTCGCGGCCCCGAACCGCCGCGCGCCTTCCCCGGCCCTCCCAGCGGTGCCGGTACGGTGCCCAGTTGTGAGAACGGCCGGGATCCTCTGCACCCTCGCGGGGGTGGCCGTCCTCGCCGCCGCAGGATGCAGCTCGGGTGATTCGACGGCGTCGAAAACCCCTGGGCCGACGGCTGATTCCCCGTCGGCGAGCCCCGCCGGACCGCCCCCTGCGCCGGCCGCTCCCCCGCCCCCCGGACCGACCGCCGCCCAGGACCCGTGCGCCACCGACCTGGCCGCACCCGAGATCGCGCGGGCCGTGTCGACGCTGCCCCGCGATCCCCGCAGCGACCAGGGCTGGAACCCCGAACCGCTGGCCGGCAATTACAACCCGTGCGCCCAGCTGTCGGCCGTCATCGTCAAGGCCAACACCAACTCGCAGAACCCGAACACCCGCGCGCTGATGTTCCATCAGGGCAAGTTCATCCCGACGGGCGTGCCCGACACCTACGGCTTCAACGGGCTGGACACCTCCGCGAGCACCGGCGACACCGTGGCGTTGCAGTACTCCAGCGGCGTCGCCGGGCTCGACAGCATCGTGAAGTTCCGGTGGAACGGCAGCGGCGTGGAGCTGATCGGCAACACCACCCGCTGACGTTTCACCCGTCCGCGAACTGAGGTTCCCGGTCGTCATCGAGCCCGATTTCACGACCGGGAATCTCAGTTCGCGGGTGGACGGGCTGTCGGCACCCTGACCTACAGTGGCTGCGTGTTCGTCGCCGACGACCGAGTCGTCTACAGCGCCTCCGACCTCGCGGCGGCCGCCCGCTGCGAGTATGCGCTGCTGCGCTCGTTCGACGCGAAGCTCGGGTGGGGCCCCGCGGTGTCGGGCGACGACGAACTGCTCGCGCGCACCGCCGACCTCGGTGACGCGCACGAGGCGCGGCACCTCGACGAGCTGCGCCGCGGCGCCGACGTCGCGATCATCGGCCGGCCGGACTACACGGTCGCGGGCCTGACCGCGGCCGCCGACCAGACGTTGCGCGCGATCGAGCGGCGGGCGCCGGTCGTCTATCAGGCCGCGATGTTCGACGGCCGCTTCGCCGGGTTCGCCGACTTCCTGATCCTCGAAGACGGACCCGACGGACCCCGCTACCGGCTGCGCGACACCAAGCTCGCCCGTTCGGTGAAGGTCGAGGCGCTGTTGCAGATGGCTGCCTACGCCGAGACGCTGGCCGCCGCCGGTGTCCCGATCGCTCCGGAGGTCGACCTGGTGCTCGGCGACGGCGCCTCGGTCAGCTATCCCGTCGACGAGCTGACGCCCGTGTACCGGCCGCGGCGCGACGCCCTGCAGCGGCTCCTCGACGGGCACGTCGCCGGCGGCAGGCCCGTCGCGTGGAAGGACGAACACGTGCGTGCGTGCTTCCGCTGCACGGAGTGCGAAGCGCAGGTCCGCGCCTCCGACGATCTGCTGCTGGTGGCCGGGATGCGGGTCAGCCAGCGCGCCCGCCTGATCGATGCGGGCATCACCACCGTGCACGCGCTCGCCGGACACCGCGGTCCGGTACCCGAGCTGCCGGTCCGCACCGTCGCGGCGCTGACCGAGCAGGCCCGTCTGCAGATCTCTGACCGGGTGGACGGCAAGCCGCCGTATCAGGTCGTCGACGCGCAACCGTTGATGGTGCTGCCCGACGCCGACCGGGGCGACCTGTTCTTCGATTTCGAGGGCGACCCGCTGTGGACGGCCGACGGCCACGAGTGGGGCCTGGAGTACCTGTGGGGCGTGCTCACCGTCGGCGACGACTTCACGCCGCTGTGGGCGCACGACCGCGCGAGTGAACGCCGGGCGCTGGTCGAATTCCTGACGATGGTCCGCAAGCGCCGCAAGCGCTATCCGAACATGCACGTCTACCACTACGCGGCCTACGAGAAGAGCACGCTGCTGCGGCTGGCCGGCCGCTACGGCGAAGGGGAACGCGAGGTCGACGAGCTGCTGCGCGACGGGGTGCTCGTCGACTTGTATCCGTTGGTGCGCAAGAGCATCCGCGTCGGCACCGAGAACTACAGCATCAAGTCGCTCGAGCCGCTCTACATGGGCAACGAGCTACGGGAGGGCGAGGTCACCACCGCCACCGCGTCGATCACTGAATACGCCCGCTACTGCGAGCTGCGCCACGGCGGCCACATCGACGACGCCGCGACCGTGCTCAAGGAGATCGAGGAGTACAACCGCTACGACTGCCGCTCCACCCGCCGGCTGCGGGACTGGTTGACGGCCCGCGCCATCGAGTCCGCGGTGCCTCCGCGCGGCCCGCAACCCGTCACCGGCGGGACACAGGAGCCGGCGCAGGACCCGGCCGACGCCGTCGAGCGCAGGCTCATGAAGTTCGCCGGGGACGGCGTGGAGCCGCGCAGCGCACAGCAGACCGCCGTGGCGATGTACGCCGCCGCCAAGGGTTTTCACAAACGCGAGGACAAGCCGTTCTGGTGGGGGCATTTCGACCGCGTGAACAATCCCGTCGACGAATGGGCCGACAGCAGTGGGGTTTTCATCGCCCACGACCACGAGATCGTCGAAGACTGGCACCAGCCGCCGCGGGCGCGCAAACCGCAACGACACGTCCGGCTGTTCGGCGAGATCGCCACCGGCGAGCTGAGCGAGAACATGTACGCGCTCTACGATCCGCCGTCGCCGCGGGGGCTCTCCGACGACCCGGACCGGCGCGGCTTCGCCCGGGTGACGGTGCTGGGTTGCGACAACCCCGAGGCGCCCACCGAGGTGGTGGTCTGCGAGCGCCAGCCCAAAGGTGGTGACGTCTACTCCCAGGTGCCGTTCGCACTCACGCCGGACGCACCGATCAGCACGAAGCCGCTGCAGGATTCGATCGCCGCGACCGCGGCCGCCATCGCCGACGCGCTGCCGAGGCTGCGGGCCGGCGCGATGACCGATCTGCTGCTGCGCCGCCCGCCGCGCACCCGAAGCGGCGCACCCCTGCCCCGCAGCGGCGCCGTCGAAAGCATCTCCGGGGACATCACCGCCGCGCTGCTCGACCTCGATTCGTCCTACCTCGCCGTGCACGGTCCGCCCGGCACCGGCAAGACGTCCACGTCGGCGGTGGTGATCGCGGCGCTCGTCGACACCCACGGATGGCGCGTCGGAGTGGTCGCGCAGTCGCATGCCGTCGTGGAGAACCTGTTCGCCGAGATCCTGCGCGCGGGTGTGGACGGCGCACGGGTGGGGAAGAAGGTCAATTCCGTCGCCGAGGGATGGACTGCGCTCACCAATCCCGAGTTCGCCGATTTCGTCGCACGCCACGACGGATGCGTGGTCGGCGGCACCGCGTGGGATTTCGCCAACGACACCAAGATTCCGGCCGAGAGCCTCGATCTGCTGGTCGTCGAGGAGGCGGGCCAGTTCAGCCTGGCCAACACCATCGCGGTGTCACGCGCCGCGCGCAACCTGCTGCTGCTCGGCGATCCGCAGCAGTTGCCCCAGGTCAGTCAGGGCACCCACCCGGAGCCCGTCGACGGTTCCGCGCTCGGGTGGCTCGTCGACGGCCACCACACGCTGCCGCCCGAACGCGGCTATTTCCTCGATCGCTCCCACCGCATGCACCCCGACGTGTGCCGGGCGGTGTCGCGGCTTTCCTACGACGGCCGGCTGCATTCGAACGACGCGGTGACCGCGACGCGCCGGCTCGACGGGGTCGTGCCCGGCGTGCGGACCCTGGCCATCGACCACGACGGCAACGCCACCGAGAGCCCCGAGGAGGCCGCGGCGATCGTCGGCGAGATCCGGCGGCTGCTCGGCACACCCTGGACCGACGAGAAGGGCACGCGACCGCTGGCCGAACGGGACGTGCTGGTCGTGACCCCCTACAACGCGCAGGTCGTGCTCGTCCGGCGGCACCTCGACACGGCCGGGCTCACCAAGGTGCGCGCCGGCACCGTCGACAAGTTCCAGGGACAGCAGGCACCGGTCGTCTTCGTCTCGATGACTGCGTCGTCGATCGACGACGTTCCCCGTGGAATCGCGTTCCTGCTCAACAGGAATCGGCTCAACGTCGCGGTGAGCCGGGCGAAGTACCTGGCGGTGATCGTGCGCTCGGCCCAGCTGACCGAATACCTGCCGGGCACGCCGGACCGCCTGGTGGAGTTGGGTGCGTTCCTGTCGCTGTCGGCGTGTGATACACCGGCGAGGTGACCGAACCGCTGACCGAACGGCTCGCCGCCATCGTCGGCGCCGGCCACGTGAGCACCGACTCCGACGTGCTCACCGGCCGCAGCGTCGACTACACGGGCCGGTACCGCGGACACGCCGCCGCACTGGTCCGGCCGGCGACCGCCGACGAGGTCGCCGAGGTGCTGCGCGTGTGCCGCGACGCCGGGGTGCGTGTCACCGTGCAGGGCGGCCGCACCTCTCTGGTGGCGGGCACGGTGCCCGAGCACGACGACGTGCTGCTGTCCACCGAGCGGCTGCGCGAGATCGGCGAGGTCGACGTCACCGAGCGGCGCATCCATGTCGGTGCGGGCGTGACGCTGGCCGACGTGCAACGCGCGGCGACCGCGGCGGGTCTGGTGTTCGGCGTCGACCTCGCCGCCCGCGACTCCGCAACCGTCGGCGGTATGGCGTCGACGAACGCGGGCGGGCTGCGCACCGTCTGCTACGGCAACATGAGCGAACAGGTCCTCGGACTCGACGTGGTGCTGCCCGACGGGGCGGTGATGCACCGGCACAGCCGCGTCCGCAGCGACAACACCGGATACGACCTGGCGTCGCTGTTCGTCGGCGCCGAAGGAACGCTCGGGGTGATCACCGGGCTCGATCTGCGGCTGCACCCGGTCCCGCGGCACCGTGTCACGGCCGTCTGCGGTTTCGCCGATCTCGACGCGCTGATCGCCACCGGCCGGGTGTTCCGCGACACCGACGGCATCGCCGCACTGGAACTCGTCGACGCGCGGGCGAGCGTCCTGACCGCCGAGCACGCCGGCGTCAACGCCCCCGTCGAGGGGGCCTGGCAGCTGCTCGTCGAGCTGGCGGGTGAGACCGATCCGACCGAACGGCTCGCCGAGATCCTGGCAGACGCGGAGCTGACCGGCGAGCCCGCGGTCGGTGTGGACACGGGCGCGCAGCAACGCCTCTGGCAGGGCCGCGAGGCGATCGCCGACGTGCTCGGCGTATACGGACCGCCGCTGAAATTCGATGTCTCGCTTCCGCTTTCGACCATCAAGGACTTCGCCGCAGACGCCGAGGCGCTGATCGCCGACCACGCAGCCGAGGCGATCCCGGTGCTGTTCGGTCACGTCGGCGAAGGCAACCTGCACCTCAACATCGTCCGCTGCGCGCTCGTCGGCGAGGCCGAACACGCGCTGTACTCGGCGATGATGGCGCTGATCGCCCGCCACGGCGGCAACGTCAGCTCCGAACACGGCGTGGGCACCCGCAAACGCGAATACGTGTCGATGTCGCGCACCGACGCCGACATCGCCGCGATGAAGGCGGTCAAAGCGGCGTTCGACCCAGACGGGTACCTCAACCCCGCGGTGCTGTTCGACTGACGGCATCGTTTGGGTAGCGTGGCCCACGATGACCAGCATCGAAGCCGACTACCTCGTCGTGGGGGCGGGCGCCATGGGCATGGCTTTCGTCGACACCCTGCTGGCGGAAACCGACGCGACCGTCGTCCTCGTCGACGAAGGGCATCAGCCGGGCGGCCACTGGAACTGGGTGTATCCATTCGTGCGGCTGCATCAACCGTCGGCCTACTACGGCGTGAACTCGGTACCGCTGGGCGACGAGGACCGCATCGACGAGTCCGGCTGGAACGAGGGCTTCTTCGAGCTCGCCACCGGCCACGAGGTCTGCTCCTACTACGACCGGGTGATGCGTCATCAGCTGCTGCCGACGGGGCGCTTGTCGTACTTCCCGATGGCGCGGCATCTGGGCGACAACAGGTTTCGCAGCCTCGACGGCACCGAGCACACGGTGAGCGTTCGGCGGCGCGTGGTGGATGCCACCTACCTGCTGACGAAGGTGCAGTCGATGAGAGCGGCGGCGCCGTTCACGGTCGCCGGCGATGTCGAGGTCGTCCCGCCCAACGAGTTGCCGCGCCGGGCCGCGGGGCGGCAGCACTTCACCATCGTCGGCGGCGGCAAGACCGGGATGGACAGCTGCCTGTGGCTGCTGCGCAACGGCGTGCCCGCCGAGGCGCTGCGCTGGGTCATGCCGCGCGACTCCTGGCTGCTCAATCGTGCCAACATCCAGCCGGGCGCCCATTTCGCCATATCGCTTCGCGCGTCGATCGCCTCGCGGTTGAAGGCCGTCACCGACGCCACATCACTGGATGATCTGTTCGACCGGTTGGAGGCCGCTGCGGAGGTGCTGCGCCTCGACCCGTCGGTGCGCCCCACCATGTACCACTGCGCGATCGTGTCGCTCGGCGAACTCGAGCAGCTGCGCACCATCGGAGACGTCGTGCGGCTCGGGCGCATCGAGCGGGTGCACGCCGATCGGGTGGACCTGCAGCAGGGCACCGTCGCGGTGCCGGCGCCGTCGCTGTATGTCGACTGCACCACCCCGGGTCTGCCGCGGCCCCCGTCGGTGCCCGTGTTCGACGGCGACCGCATCACCCTGCAGAGCGTGCGGGGCTGCCAGCAGGTGTTCAGCTCGGCGTTCATCGCCCACGTGGAGGCGACATACGGCGACGACGACACCCGCAACGAGCTGTGCGCACCGATCCCGCACCCTGACGCGCCGATCGACTGGCTGCGGATCTTGTTGTCGGACAACAAGGCTCATATGCGATGGCTGCAGGATCCGGCGTTGATGCAGTGGCTGGCGTCGGCGCGCCTCAACGTGCTGCGCGACGTGTTCCCACGGTTTCCCGACAAGCCGCGGGTGCAGGAGAAGGCCATCGGCGCGCTCACCGTGGCACTCAGGGCGGCCAACGAGCGCCTGACCGAGTTGATGGGCAGCCCGGCGCCGGTCTAGTCGTCGTGGCGCGAGTGCCTGCCGTAGCTGGGCGGATCGTCGTCGACACGGAGGCCGGCCGGGAAGCCGTCGGACACGCGGTGGTGGCCGCGGTGCAGCGGGTCGGGATGCGGATCCTCGAGCAGCCGGTCGAGGATGTTGCGCCACTCGTGCCGGGTGGTCGGGGCGTCCGTGTGCGGCGCGGGTGGCGCGCCGTTCGGCGCCGGGCCGGAGGCGGGCAGCGGCTCGGCGGCCCGTTCCAGCACGTCGGTGTCGACCGGCTCCTCGCCAGAGTCGCCGGCGAAGCGCTGCGGGACCGGGTCCTCCCACTGCACCTCGTACTCGACGTACTCGTCGTCGTCGGCGTACTCGTACTCGTCGTCGTCGATGGCTCGGGGGTCGTCGGAGTCGAGTGCGGGCGATACCCCGCCGGACCGGATGTCCGAGCGGATGCTCGGCGAGCCCAGCAGGAACAGCGCGGCGAGCACACCGAACAGCGCGATGAACGCGGGCAGCAGCATCGACTGCGACATCGCGGAGGCGAAGGGTGCGTGCAGGAAGCCGGGCAGTTGCGAGACCGACCCCTCCGACTGCGGTGCGGAACCGGCCGGCCCGGGCATCTCGGCCGACAGCCGAGACGCCATGAACGCGGCCATGCCGGCGCTGCCGAGCACCGACCCGACCTGGCGGGTGGTGTTGTAGACGCCCGAGCCGGCTCCGGCGAGCACCGGCGGCAGGTTGCGGGTCGCGGTGGCGGCCAGCGGCGACCAGATGAACGCCATGGCCGCGCCCATGGCCGTCAGCGGCAGCACCAGGCGCCAGATCGGCGTCGTCGGCGTCATCTCGATCGACAGCCACGTCAGTCCGATCGCCATGACCGAGAACCCGAAGCCGATCACGGGGCGCGGATGCGAACGGTCGACGATCTTGCCCACCACGGGTGCCAGTACGCCCGTGGCGACCGCCATCGGCGCCGTGAGCAGCGCCGCGCGTGTCGGTGACAGCCCGCAGACGGCCTGCGCGTAGAACATCAGCGGCAGGATCATGCCCGTCACCACGAACCCGATCGTGGCCACCCCGAGGTTCGACATCGAGAAGTCGCGGTCGCGGAAGATCAGCAGCGGGATCAGCGGCTCCCCGCGGTTCACCGACTGCCAGTAGACGAACGCCGCCATCACCGCGATCCCGACGGCGATCGACGCCCAGATCCACGGTGCCCAGTCGTGGGACTGCGCCTCCTGCAGCGCGAAGACGATCAAGAACATCCCGATCCCCGACAGGATCACGCCCGGGATGTCGAAGCGGTGGCTCTGGGTGGGCAGGTCGGGCACCAGCCACACCGCCAGCGCCAGGCCGATGACGCCGACGGGGACGTTGACGAAGAAGATCCACTGCCAGCCCAGGTGGTCGACGAGCACACCACCGGCCAGCGGCCCGACGAGCGTGGCCACCCCCGCCGTGGCGCCCCACACGCTCATCGCGACACCCCGACGGTGCGCGGGGAAGGTCCGGGTGATCACCGACAGCGTCTGCGGCGTCAGCAGCGCCGCGCCGATGCCCTGCACCACCCGGGCCGCGACGAGCGTGCCGATGGTGCCGGACAACCCGCACCACAACGACGCCGCCGTGAACACGGCCAAACCCAAAAGGTAGAGGTTCTTGGGTCCGAACCGGTCCCCCAGCCGCCCGGCGACCAGCAACGGCACCGCGTAGGCGAGCAGGTAGGCGCTGGTCACCCAGATCACCGCGTCGTAGCCGACGTGCAGGTGCGTCATGACCGCCGGATTGGCGACGGCGACGATCGTCGCGTCGACCAGGATCATGAAGAAGCCGACGAGAAGCGCCCACAGCGCGGGCCACGGATTGGCGGCGCGGGAGCGCGGCGTCACGGCGTCAAGTGTCGTCGAGGTCGTCACGGGAGTCGGCTTACGTGGGCTAGGGGGCGGTCGGACAGGGCCCGACGGTACGGATCGACGGGAATCCCGACAAGTCGGCCGTCGTCATGCCGGCTCGGCGACGGCCGGTGCGCCGACGACGTCGTCGCCGGTGGCCCGGTGTGCGCCCGTCAGCAGCAGAGCCAGCAGCGCGACGATCACACCGGTCGCCATCACCGCCGACATGGCCAGCTCGTCGTTGCCGAGCACACCGACGACCGGGGCGATGACCGCGCCCGTCCCGAATTGGACGGCGCCCAGCAGCGCGGCGGCCGTGCCGGCCGCGTCGGGATGACGCGTCAGCGCGACGGCCGGGGCGTTCGGGATGACCAGGCCCATCGCGGCGAGAATGGCCCAGACGGGTCCGACGAATCCGGCCACGCCGCCGACGTGCGCCGCCGAGAGGGCCACGAACACCCCGCCGAACACCGATGCCGCGGCCAGCGCCCAGACCATGA is a window of Mycolicibacterium chubuense NBB4 DNA encoding:
- a CDS encoding MFS transporter, translated to MTPRSRAANPWPALWALLVGFFMILVDATIVAVANPAVMTHLHVGYDAVIWVTSAYLLAYAVPLLVAGRLGDRFGPKNLYLLGLAVFTAASLWCGLSGTIGTLVAARVVQGIGAALLTPQTLSVITRTFPAHRRGVAMSVWGATAGVATLVGPLAGGVLVDHLGWQWIFFVNVPVGVIGLALAVWLVPDLPTQSHRFDIPGVILSGIGMFLIVFALQEAQSHDWAPWIWASIAVGIAVMAAFVYWQSVNRGEPLIPLLIFRDRDFSMSNLGVATIGFVVTGMILPLMFYAQAVCGLSPTRAALLTAPMAVATGVLAPVVGKIVDRSHPRPVIGFGFSVMAIGLTWLSIEMTPTTPIWRLVLPLTAMGAAMAFIWSPLAATATRNLPPVLAGAGSGVYNTTRQVGSVLGSAGMAAFMASRLSAEMPGPAGSAPQSEGSVSQLPGFLHAPFASAMSQSMLLPAFIALFGVLAALFLLGSPSIRSDIRSGGVSPALDSDDPRAIDDDEYEYADDDEYVEYEVQWEDPVPQRFAGDSGEEPVDTDVLERAAEPLPASGPAPNGAPPAPHTDAPTTRHEWRNILDRLLEDPHPDPLHRGHHRVSDGFPAGLRVDDDPPSYGRHSRHDD